In Candidatus Bathyarchaeota archaeon, a single genomic region encodes these proteins:
- a CDS encoding 50S ribosomal protein L44e — translation MKFPKEVNVYCPKCKKHSVHSVSLYKKGKERALAIGARRHEKEKHGYGGQKWPELKRTAKTTKKQLLKLKCKECNYTIYRLGIRLRKLQIEA, via the coding sequence ATGAAATTTCCAAAAGAAGTGAATGTTTATTGCCCTAAATGCAAAAAGCATTCGGTTCACTCTGTTTCGCTTTATAAGAAGGGAAAAGAAAGAGCCTTAGCTATAGGCGCTAGAAGACATGAGAAAGAAAAGCATGGATACGGGGGACAAAAATGGCCTGAACTTAAGAGAACAGCGAAAACAACGAAAAAACAGCTGCTTAAATTAAAATGTAAAGAATGCAATTATACAATTTATAGGCTTGGAATAAGATTAAGAAAACTTCAAATTGAGGCTTAA
- a CDS encoding 30S ribosomal protein S27e codes for MVELIPKPLSKFIKIKCPKCGNEQITFDKASIKVKCNICDEILAEPSGGRIKLSAEKLQEFD; via the coding sequence ATGGTTGAGTTAATTCCTAAACCTTTAAGCAAATTTATTAAAATTAAATGCCCTAAATGCGGGAATGAACAAATAACTTTTGATAAAGCTAGCATAAAAGTAAAATGTAATATATGCGATGAAATTTTAGCTGAGCCATCAGGCGGCCGTATAAAACTTTCAGCTGAAAAACTGCAAGAATTTGATTAA
- a CDS encoding translation initiation factor IF-2 subunit alpha, whose amino-acid sequence MSTTREYPEEGDLVIATVKRIESYGAYVTLDEYEEGEGLLHISEIASTWVRNIRDHVREGQKLVLKVLRVDPEKGHIDLSLRRVTGREKTEKLLQWKMDKKAESILKTAIEKLNKTEEEANNIKEIVLKKYESLYDAFEESVDEGEELFIKLGIPLEWAKALTEVAKTKIKIEKVKVAATLELTCLKPNGIEAIKQSLINAEKIRKRKNAGIIAYAIGAPKYKIEVLANDYEEAENLLEKAVNEALTTIKNLGGEGRQVD is encoded by the coding sequence TTGTCTACAACTAGGGAATATCCTGAAGAAGGAGATTTAGTGATAGCTACGGTGAAAAGAATAGAAAGTTATGGTGCTTATGTTACTCTTGATGAATATGAAGAAGGAGAGGGGCTTCTTCATATATCTGAAATAGCGTCAACATGGGTTAGAAATATAAGAGATCATGTACGAGAAGGTCAAAAGTTAGTTTTAAAAGTTTTAAGAGTTGACCCTGAAAAAGGGCATATTGATTTATCTTTAAGAAGAGTTACTGGAAGAGAGAAAACTGAAAAACTTCTTCAATGGAAAATGGATAAAAAAGCAGAGTCTATATTAAAAACTGCAATTGAAAAATTGAATAAAACAGAAGAAGAAGCAAATAATATTAAAGAAATTGTTTTAAAAAAATATGAAAGCTTATATGATGCTTTTGAAGAGTCTGTAGATGAAGGGGAAGAGTTGTTTATAAAGCTTGGCATCCCGTTAGAATGGGCTAAAGCTTTAACTGAAGTTGCTAAAACAAAAATAAAAATTGAAAAAGTTAAAGTTGCAGCTACATTAGAGTTAACTTGCTTAAAGCCAAATGGAATAGAAGCAATAAAACAAAGCTTAATTAACGCTGAAAAAATTAGGAAGAGAAAGAATGCAGGTATAATTGCTTATGCTATAGGAGCCCCTAAATATAAAATTGAAGTTTTAGCTAACGACTATGAAGAAGCTGAAAACCTTTTGGAGAAAGCTGTAAACGAAGCATTAACAACAATAAAAAATCTTGGTGGAGAAGGGCGTCAAGTAGATTGA
- a CDS encoding RNA-protein complex protein Nop10 produces the protein MRMQIKKCRKCGRYTLKENCPLCGEKTFNPHPPKFSLNDKYLELRLKAEKNENDS, from the coding sequence TTGAGAATGCAGATTAAAAAATGCAGAAAATGTGGAAGATACACTTTAAAAGAGAATTGCCCCTTATGCGGAGAAAAAACATTTAATCCGCATCCACCTAAATTTTCATTAAATGATAAATATCTTGAGTTAAGATTAAAGGCTGAAAAAAATGAAAACGATTCTTAA
- a CDS encoding proteasome assembly chaperone family protein — translation MKTILKEYKIKPINPIIIEGLPGLGSVGKIVASYLISQLKAKKIAELYSPYFPHYALVDEYGVARLPKITFYYYANKNRKFIIITGDCQPQSNIGQYEIAEKIIEYAKKYSSKLLISVGGYSSSRKEQPKVYGAATTVKLINQLIKLGVCVNEEGAPIVGVAGILLPLAKAKGLNAICLLGETLGYIPDPKAAKSVLEVLNQFLNLKIDLSKLEKEIKEMGRLEEKILKTTQAFEEAFEEKKLTEKFSYIS, via the coding sequence ATGAAAACGATTCTTAAAGAATATAAAATTAAGCCAATTAACCCTATAATTATAGAGGGGTTGCCTGGTTTAGGTTCTGTTGGAAAAATAGTTGCCTCCTATCTTATTTCTCAATTAAAAGCTAAAAAGATAGCTGAACTTTATTCACCTTACTTCCCTCATTACGCTTTAGTAGATGAATATGGAGTTGCAAGATTACCTAAAATCACATTTTATTACTACGCAAATAAGAATAGAAAATTTATTATAATAACCGGCGATTGTCAACCTCAAAGCAATATAGGGCAATATGAAATTGCAGAAAAAATAATTGAATACGCTAAAAAATATTCAAGTAAGCTTTTAATAAGCGTTGGAGGATACAGTTCAAGCAGAAAAGAGCAGCCTAAAGTTTATGGAGCAGCTACAACAGTTAAGTTAATTAATCAACTGATTAAACTTGGTGTTTGCGTTAATGAAGAAGGAGCACCAATAGTTGGTGTAGCGGGTATACTGCTTCCTTTAGCTAAAGCTAAAGGGTTAAACGCTATATGCTTGCTTGGAGAAACGTTAGGGTATATTCCAGATCCTAAAGCTGCTAAAAGCGTTTTAGAAGTTTTAAATCAATTTTTAAATTTAAAAATTGATTTAAGCAAGCTTGAAAAAGAAATTAAAGAAATGGGGAGGCTTGAAGAAAAAATTCTTAAAACAACTCAAGCTTTTGAAGAAGCTTTTGAAGAAAAGAAGTTGACTGAAAAATTCTCTTATATCTCTTAA